One window of Papio anubis isolate 15944 chromosome 10, Panubis1.0, whole genome shotgun sequence genomic DNA carries:
- the KCNE4 gene encoding LOW QUALITY PROTEIN: potassium voltage-gated channel subfamily E member 4 (The sequence of the model RefSeq protein was modified relative to this genomic sequence to represent the inferred CDS: substituted 1 base at 1 genomic stop codon) yields the protein MHFLTIYPNCSGXVVRAQSRTEQKNPLGLDDLGNQNLGQTVSLAPAVQAASMLKMEPLNSTHPGTAASSSPLEFRAPGGGNGNGNEYFYILVVMSFYGIFLIGIMLGYMKSKRREKKSSLLLLYKDEERLWGEAMKPLPVVSGLRSVQVPLMLNMLQESVAPALSCTLCSMEGDSVSSESSSPDVHLTIQEEGADDELEETSETPLNESSEGSSENIHQNS from the exons ATGCACTTCTTGACTATATATCCCAACTGCAGCGGCTGAGTTGTCAGAGCTCAGAGCCGGACAGAGCAGAAGAACCCTCTTGGACTGGACGATCTGGGAAATCAAAACTTGGGACAAACTGTCAGCCTTG CCCCTGCTGTGCAGGCAGCCTCAATGCTGAAGATGGAGCCTCTGAACAGCACGCACCCCGGCACCGCAGCCTCCAGCAGCCCCCTGGAGTTCCGTGCGCCCGGCGGCGGCAACGGCAACGGCAACGAGTACTTCTACATTCTGGTTGTCATGTCCTTCTATGGCATTTTCTTGATCGGAATCATGCTGGGCTACATGAAATCCAAGAGGCGAGAGAAGAAGTCCAGCCTCCTGCTGCTGTACAAAGACGAGGAGCGGCTCTGGGGGGAGGCCATGAAGCCGCTGCCCGTGGTGTCAGGCCTGAGGTCGGTGCAGGTGCCCCTGATGCTGAACATGCTGCAGGAGAGCGTGGCGCCCGCGCTGTCCTGCACCCTGTGCTCCATGGAAGGGGACAGCGTGAGCTCCGAGTCCTCCTCCCCGGACGTGCACCTCACTATTCAGGAGGAGGGGGCAGACGATGAGCTGGAGGAGACCTCGGAGACGCCCCTCAACGAAAGCAGTGAAGGGTCCTCGGAGAACATCCATCAGAATTCCTAG